Proteins co-encoded in one Haladaptatus sp. ZSTT2 genomic window:
- a CDS encoding M42 family metallopeptidase — protein MTAQPDFAFDYPLLKELTEAHGVPGYEDRIRELVRREFDGHVDHVQSDAMGNVVGTIDGASDYEVVIAAHMDEIGFIVRHVTDDGFLQLDALGGWDPAVLKAQRVVVHTDDGDLTGVIGSVPPHTLAEEQKKKEPKVEDVFVDLGLPGEEANERVTVGDLVSMEQTTTVVGNTVTGKSLDDRVCLFAMLEAAKRIENPAVTIHFAATVQEEVGLRGAEALGVDLDPDLALALDVTVANDVPGFKPGDYVTTLGEGAGIKLKDGSVITNPKVNKRLRAVAAEHDIPRQPEILPAGGTDTGGLQNSSGAKPVGAISVPTRYLHTVAESAHYADIEATIDLLTQFLTSETGQHDYSL, from the coding sequence ATGACCGCCCAGCCGGATTTTGCGTTCGACTACCCACTGTTGAAAGAACTCACCGAAGCCCACGGTGTGCCGGGCTACGAAGACCGCATCCGCGAGCTCGTCCGCCGCGAGTTCGACGGCCACGTCGACCACGTTCAGTCTGACGCGATGGGCAACGTCGTCGGAACCATCGACGGCGCATCGGACTACGAAGTCGTCATCGCCGCGCACATGGACGAGATTGGGTTCATCGTCCGCCACGTCACCGACGACGGCTTTCTCCAACTGGACGCACTCGGCGGCTGGGACCCGGCAGTACTCAAAGCCCAACGCGTGGTGGTCCACACCGACGATGGCGACCTGACCGGCGTCATCGGCTCTGTGCCGCCCCACACGCTCGCCGAGGAACAGAAAAAGAAAGAGCCGAAGGTCGAAGACGTGTTCGTCGACCTCGGACTTCCCGGCGAGGAGGCGAACGAGCGCGTCACCGTTGGCGACCTCGTCTCGATGGAGCAGACGACGACCGTCGTCGGCAACACCGTCACGGGCAAGTCCCTAGACGACCGCGTCTGTCTGTTTGCGATGCTCGAAGCCGCAAAGCGCATCGAGAACCCCGCGGTGACTATCCACTTTGCTGCGACCGTCCAAGAGGAGGTTGGATTGCGCGGGGCGGAGGCGCTCGGCGTGGACTTAGACCCCGACCTCGCGCTCGCGCTCGACGTGACCGTGGCGAACGACGTGCCCGGGTTCAAGCCCGGCGACTACGTCACGACGCTTGGTGAGGGCGCGGGAATCAAACTCAAAGACGGGAGCGTCATCACGAATCCGAAGGTGAACAAGCGCCTGCGCGCGGTCGCAGCGGAGCACGACATCCCCCGCCAACCAGAAATCCTGCCCGCGGGCGGGACGGACACCGGCGGGTTACAGAACTCCTCGGGCGCAAAGCCCGTCGGCGCAATCTCGGTGCCGACGCGCTACCTTCACACCGTCGCAGAGAGCGCCCACTACGCCGACATCGAGGCGACCATCGACCTCCTCACGCAGTTCCTCACGTCGGAAACTGGCCAGCACGACTACTCGTTGTAA
- a CDS encoding plastocyanin/azurin family copper-binding protein — protein MSDDNSEKAVSRRGFLRAAAGTAAVAGAAGNASAQEEGGNNSSDGGGGGGGGSKTVEVGPGGDLVFTPGTEEPLYASPGTTVTFTWGSDNHNIVVDSQPDGAGWEGSESLENEGFTYEHTFDTLGTYEYHCQPHASSGMTGEIVINESGAAPAGGGATSPIPDSAKVIGIATTIGLSTVLGFAYFFMKYGGDYEIDE, from the coding sequence ATGAGCGATGACAATTCCGAGAAGGCGGTGAGCCGTCGGGGCTTCCTCCGGGCCGCCGCAGGAACTGCAGCGGTCGCCGGCGCTGCGGGCAACGCAAGCGCGCAGGAAGAAGGTGGCAACAACAGCTCTGATGGCGGCGGAGGCGGCGGTGGCGGCTCCAAAACGGTCGAAGTCGGCCCTGGCGGTGACCTCGTGTTCACCCCCGGTACCGAAGAACCACTGTATGCGTCCCCTGGAACCACGGTGACGTTCACGTGGGGGTCTGACAACCACAACATCGTGGTCGACAGCCAACCCGACGGCGCAGGCTGGGAAGGCTCAGAATCCCTCGAAAACGAGGGGTTCACCTACGAACACACGTTCGATACGCTCGGCACCTACGAGTATCACTGCCAGCCCCACGCCTCCTCGGGGATGACCGGTGAAATCGTCATCAACGAATCCGGTGCCGCGCCCGCTGGCGGTGGCGCAACGTCCCCGATTCCAGACAGCGCGAAGGTCATCGGTATCGCAACGACCATCGGCCTGTCTACGGTGCTCGGCTTCGCCTACTTCTTCATGAAGTACGGCGGCGACTACGAAATCGACGAGTAA
- the coaBC gene encoding bifunctional phosphopantothenoylcysteine decarboxylase/phosphopantothenate--cysteine ligase CoaBC — MLEGVNVALGVTGSIAAVKTVELAHELRRHGASVRAVMTQSAQGIIHPWSLEYATQQPVVTEITGKVEHVELCGYDGWADVLLIAPGTANSVGKIANAVDDTPVTTCATTALGSGIPVVIAPAMHEPMYDHPGVLEAIEKVESWGVHFVSPRIEEGKAKIATKDTIALALARHVTPSPLSGKRVVVTSGGTSEAVDPVRVIANRSSGKTGRSVARALYTKGADVTLVHDGPDVPYADIVRVETAAEMLDAVMDAAETADALISVAAISDYTVETSDEKIRSKQDDLSLSLVPTPKLIDSVRKAHPDLTIVGFKAESDGTDDALIEKAREILTRADLSFVVANDASVMGQDETRALIVREHSARVFEGEKTALGVCVAEELETEL, encoded by the coding sequence ATGCTAGAGGGAGTGAACGTTGCGCTGGGCGTGACCGGGAGCATCGCGGCGGTCAAAACCGTGGAACTCGCCCACGAACTGCGACGACACGGGGCGTCCGTCCGGGCGGTGATGACCCAGAGCGCACAGGGAATCATCCACCCGTGGTCGCTCGAATACGCCACCCAACAGCCCGTCGTCACCGAAATCACGGGCAAGGTCGAACACGTCGAACTGTGTGGCTACGACGGCTGGGCTGACGTGCTCCTCATCGCGCCGGGAACCGCAAATTCGGTGGGGAAAATCGCAAACGCGGTCGATGACACGCCGGTCACGACGTGCGCGACGACGGCGCTGGGGTCGGGAATTCCCGTCGTCATCGCCCCGGCCATGCACGAACCGATGTACGACCATCCGGGCGTTTTGGAAGCCATCGAGAAAGTCGAGTCGTGGGGCGTCCACTTCGTCTCCCCGCGCATCGAGGAGGGCAAGGCGAAAATCGCGACCAAGGACACAATCGCCCTCGCGCTCGCGCGCCACGTCACTCCGAGTCCGCTCTCGGGCAAGCGCGTTGTTGTCACCAGTGGCGGCACGTCGGAGGCAGTTGACCCCGTGCGCGTCATCGCAAACCGCTCGTCGGGAAAGACCGGCCGCTCAGTCGCCCGTGCGCTCTACACCAAGGGTGCGGACGTGACGCTCGTCCATGACGGCCCCGACGTGCCCTACGCAGACATCGTACGCGTCGAAACCGCGGCAGAGATGCTCGATGCGGTCATGGATGCAGCAGAAACGGCGGACGCGCTCATCTCCGTCGCCGCAATCAGCGACTACACCGTCGAGACGAGCGACGAGAAGATTCGCTCGAAACAGGACGACCTCTCGCTCTCGCTCGTCCCGACGCCAAAGCTCATCGACAGCGTGCGAAAGGCCCATCCTGACCTCACCATCGTTGGCTTCAAAGCCGAATCAGACGGCACAGACGACGCGCTCATCGAGAAAGCTCGTGAGATTCTCACGCGCGCCGACCTCTCCTTTGTCGTCGCAAACGACGCGAGCGTGATGGGACAAGACGAAACGCGCGCGCTCATCGTTCGAGAGCATAGTGCGCGAGTGTTCGAAGGCGAAAAAACTGCCCTCGGCGTTTGCGTTGCAGAAGAGTTGGAAACCGAACTTTAG
- a CDS encoding polyprenyl synthetase family protein, translating to MRDVLDEWRPIIDEEIARHLPRDVDDSYLAEFFGEPTYKYDAVALHKALSTPLWELLDRGGKRWRAVIFVLLTQAFGEDPESYLAYAVIPEILHNGTIIVDDVEDGATLRRGGPALHHVYGEDVALNAGNAMYFLPLKILTHNPGNLDAEARLAAYEMLMYELNRTHLGQGMDILWHNEKEIRVGEPEYLEMCACKTGCLGRIVARLAAIVTGQSAEVERHVARYAELMSISFQIGDDILDVETALEDGGAFGKEFGNDIREGKKTLMVIHAAETAPPETVARLEEILWAEENTDDEIEEVLDIFVETGSVEYARKQALSLSAGAREELSNVELEPAAAEKLAAFTRFVVERNV from the coding sequence ATGCGGGATGTACTCGACGAGTGGCGGCCGATTATCGACGAGGAGATTGCCCGACACCTCCCCCGCGATGTAGACGACTCCTACCTTGCGGAGTTTTTCGGTGAACCAACGTACAAGTACGACGCCGTCGCCCTCCACAAGGCGCTTTCGACGCCGCTCTGGGAGTTGCTAGACCGCGGCGGCAAACGCTGGCGGGCGGTCATCTTTGTCTTGCTCACGCAGGCGTTTGGCGAAGACCCGGAATCCTATCTCGCTTACGCGGTGATTCCAGAAATCCTCCACAACGGCACCATCATCGTAGACGACGTTGAAGACGGGGCGACCCTCCGCCGTGGCGGCCCGGCGCTCCACCACGTTTACGGCGAAGACGTTGCCCTGAACGCGGGCAACGCGATGTACTTCCTACCGCTGAAAATCTTGACGCACAACCCCGGCAACCTCGATGCCGAAGCACGGCTTGCGGCCTACGAGATGCTCATGTACGAACTGAATCGGACGCATCTCGGCCAGGGCATGGACATCCTCTGGCACAACGAAAAAGAGATTCGCGTTGGGGAACCCGAATACCTCGAAATGTGTGCGTGTAAAACCGGCTGCCTCGGGCGAATCGTCGCACGCCTCGCGGCTATCGTGACCGGCCAATCGGCCGAGGTCGAACGCCACGTCGCACGCTACGCCGAACTCATGAGCATCTCCTTCCAGATTGGCGACGACATCCTCGACGTCGAGACCGCCCTCGAAGACGGCGGCGCGTTCGGCAAGGAGTTCGGCAACGACATCCGCGAAGGCAAAAAGACGCTGATGGTCATTCACGCCGCAGAGACCGCGCCTCCTGAAACCGTCGCGCGCTTAGAGGAGATTCTCTGGGCCGAGGAAAACACGGACGACGAAATCGAAGAAGTCCTCGACATCTTCGTCGAAACTGGGAGCGTCGAATACGCCCGCAAGCAGGCACTCTCCCTCTCTGCTGGCGCGCGCGAGGAACTGTCGAACGTCGAGTTGGAGCCTGCGGCCGCAGAGAAACTCGCTGCGTTCACGCGCTTCGTCGTCGAGCGCAACGTATGA
- a CDS encoding SRPBCC family protein produces the protein MDEIEVSTVIYLPPEEVYEFLVDFPRYTRYSKHLQEVRRYGDGSPGTEYDLRFTWWKLSYTARSRVTDLSPPNEIEWAVVKDIEATGYWRVDEIDPPEDESHACRVWLYIEYDPHSAHVGALNLPRFVSLDWVVRKVKPLILEEAQRVVERIVADIEGRRRTVELTIHQPPDLA, from the coding sequence GTGGACGAAATCGAAGTCAGCACCGTCATTTATCTGCCCCCCGAGGAGGTGTACGAGTTTCTCGTCGATTTCCCGCGCTACACCCGCTACTCGAAACACCTGCAGGAGGTGCGCCGCTACGGCGACGGCAGCCCCGGCACGGAGTACGACCTGCGCTTTACGTGGTGGAAGCTCTCGTATACAGCGCGCTCGCGGGTCACCGACCTCTCGCCACCGAACGAAATCGAGTGGGCCGTCGTAAAAGATATCGAGGCGACGGGCTACTGGCGCGTAGACGAGATAGACCCACCCGAAGACGAATCTCACGCCTGTCGCGTCTGGCTCTACATCGAGTACGACCCGCACTCAGCACACGTTGGCGCGCTCAATCTCCCGCGATTCGTCTCGCTCGACTGGGTCGTCAGAAAGGTCAAACCGCTCATTCTCGAAGAAGCACAGCGCGTGGTCGAACGAATCGTCGCCGACATCGAAGGACGGCGCAGAACCGTCGAGTTGACGATTCACCAACCGCCAGACCTCGCCTGA
- a CDS encoding RNA-guided endonuclease InsQ/TnpB family protein, protein MKRTNTFDVVPQSDEDGELLRRVLDASAALWNEITYERRENYADPDSDVWEISEYRGRYGGVLGASTVQQIERKNREAWRSFFALQKKGEANGKPGFWGNADDGRELRTYIRNTSYSVEWGKQSRLELLVGQDLKDEYGRGYYERLRLEVRGEPNWKEYDKQGRLELFYDEQAQKFRAFQPVTVDTSRLTHPLASEEAALDIGANNLVACTTTTGQQLLYEGRTLFNRFRETTREIARLQSLLEDGQHSSHRIRRLYDRRTKRRDHAQDALARDLIERLYDEGVSTVYVGDLTDVLETHWSVEANAKTHNFWAFRAFVNRLACTAEEYGMSVEGRSEAWTSQECPNCGSTADTTRHQDTLTCSCGFEGHADLVASESFLRRHQKSEISDWRTRHDVSRQRQTTVTRSMARPVCLKWDDHNWSESSRSVPNVAHTNPQVASVGR, encoded by the coding sequence ATGAAGCGAACCAACACGTTCGATGTGGTTCCACAATCCGACGAGGACGGGGAGTTACTTCGACGCGTGTTGGACGCTTCTGCCGCTCTCTGGAACGAGATCACCTACGAGCGCCGCGAGAACTATGCTGACCCAGACAGCGACGTGTGGGAAATCAGCGAGTATCGCGGTCGCTACGGCGGTGTTCTTGGCGCGTCCACAGTTCAGCAAATCGAACGCAAGAACCGCGAAGCGTGGCGGTCGTTCTTCGCGCTCCAAAAGAAGGGTGAAGCCAACGGCAAACCCGGCTTCTGGGGCAACGCAGACGATGGCCGAGAACTCCGCACGTACATCCGCAACACCTCATACTCCGTCGAGTGGGGAAAGCAATCTCGTCTCGAACTCCTTGTTGGTCAAGACCTGAAAGACGAGTACGGACGGGGATATTACGAACGTCTCCGACTCGAAGTTAGGGGTGAACCAAACTGGAAGGAGTACGACAAACAAGGTCGGTTGGAGTTGTTCTACGACGAGCAAGCACAGAAATTCAGGGCCTTTCAACCAGTCACCGTAGACACTTCTCGGCTGACACACCCACTGGCTTCGGAAGAAGCCGCGCTGGACATCGGTGCGAACAACCTCGTCGCCTGCACAACCACAACCGGCCAACAACTCTTGTACGAAGGACGCACCCTATTCAATCGATTCCGTGAGACGACGCGAGAAATCGCCCGACTCCAATCGCTGTTAGAGGACGGTCAGCACAGTAGTCACCGTATCCGACGCCTGTACGACCGGAGAACAAAACGACGTGACCACGCTCAAGACGCGCTCGCCCGTGACCTCATCGAACGCCTCTACGATGAGGGCGTTTCGACGGTGTACGTGGGCGACTTGACCGACGTGTTGGAAACACACTGGTCGGTGGAGGCGAACGCGAAAACGCACAATTTCTGGGCGTTCCGAGCGTTCGTGAACCGACTGGCGTGTACCGCTGAGGAATACGGTATGTCGGTCGAGGGTCGGTCTGAGGCGTGGACGAGTCAAGAGTGTCCGAATTGTGGTTCGACAGCGGATACGACGCGCCACCAAGACACGCTGACGTGTTCGTGTGGGTTCGAGGGGCACGCAGACCTCGTGGCAAGTGAATCATTCCTGAGACGTCATCAGAAATCAGAGATTTCTGATTGGCGAACGAGACACGACGTGTCTCGTCAACGGCAGACAACGGTAACACGGTCGATGGCACGGCCTGTATGCCTCAAGTGGGACGACCATAACTGGTCAGAGTCATCACGCTCAGTTCCCAACGTGGCACATACGAACCCGCAAGTTGCCTCCGTGGGTCGGTAA
- a CDS encoding M28 family peptidase, whose amino-acid sequence MTDWIGQTFTSTVGWDHLETLVDIGDRQAGNAGERDAAEATRDALEAVGARNVHLDEFPIQGWTRGTSAIHAGDDEERCIALPRSPSGEETAELVDLGYGLPEDFEDADVEGNVVMVSTNVPNWYERFPHRREKYYHAVEGGAVAFIFRNHVEGGLAPTGSVGMDDAPIGEIPAVGVSKEVGARLSRRYEGDDVTVSVEANIHDATSQNIHADLGPDTEQAVLITSHVDAHDICEGAMDNGAGTAMAVELARALKTREDELDTRVHFLIFGAEEVGLVGASHAAKTMDHDAIKAILNNDGVVQGRDLKFYTHGFDELKAAVNTISKQFDHPMTATPRLGPHSDHWEFVQWGVPGYHVTAETGESGRGWGHTRADTLDKLEVRNFRESAILLTELAVHLASDEFEVAHKQPEEIANALEAENLDTALKLTGDWPY is encoded by the coding sequence ATGACCGACTGGATTGGCCAAACCTTCACCAGTACCGTTGGGTGGGACCATCTGGAGACGCTCGTAGACATCGGTGACCGACAAGCCGGAAACGCAGGCGAGCGCGACGCCGCAGAAGCCACGCGCGACGCCTTGGAAGCGGTCGGCGCGCGCAACGTCCACTTAGACGAGTTCCCGATTCAAGGCTGGACGCGCGGGACGAGCGCAATCCACGCAGGCGACGACGAAGAGCGGTGTATCGCCCTGCCGCGCAGTCCAAGCGGCGAGGAAACCGCAGAACTCGTTGACCTCGGCTACGGCCTCCCTGAGGACTTCGAGGACGCGGACGTCGAGGGGAACGTCGTCATGGTCTCGACCAACGTCCCAAACTGGTACGAGCGCTTCCCCCACCGCCGCGAAAAGTACTACCACGCCGTCGAAGGCGGCGCAGTGGCCTTCATCTTCCGCAACCACGTCGAAGGCGGTCTCGCACCCACGGGCAGCGTCGGAATGGACGACGCCCCAATTGGTGAGATTCCCGCCGTCGGCGTCTCGAAAGAGGTCGGTGCGCGACTCTCTCGCCGGTACGAGGGCGACGACGTGACCGTCTCCGTCGAAGCCAACATCCACGACGCGACGAGCCAGAACATCCACGCAGACCTCGGGCCGGACACCGAGCAAGCCGTCCTCATCACGAGTCACGTGGACGCCCACGACATCTGCGAGGGCGCGATGGATAACGGCGCGGGCACGGCGATGGCCGTCGAACTCGCGCGCGCACTCAAAACCCGTGAGGACGAACTCGACACGCGCGTCCACTTCCTCATCTTCGGCGCAGAAGAAGTCGGTCTCGTCGGCGCGAGTCACGCCGCCAAAACGATGGACCACGACGCCATCAAAGCCATCCTGAACAACGACGGCGTCGTCCAGGGGCGCGACCTCAAGTTCTACACCCACGGCTTCGACGAACTCAAAGCCGCCGTCAACACGATTTCAAAGCAGTTCGACCACCCGATGACGGCGACCCCGCGCCTCGGCCCGCACTCAGACCACTGGGAGTTCGTTCAGTGGGGCGTCCCCGGCTACCACGTCACCGCAGAGACCGGCGAATCGGGCCGCGGCTGGGGTCACACCCGCGCGGACACCCTCGACAAACTCGAAGTGCGCAACTTCCGTGAGAGTGCGATTCTCCTCACGGAACTCGCCGTCCACCTCGCCAGTGACGAATTCGAGGTGGCCCACAAGCAACCAGAGGAGATAGCAAACGCACTCGAAGCCGAAAATCTCGATACAGCGCTCAAACTCACGGGCGACTGGCCGTACTGA
- a CDS encoding NAD(P)/FAD-dependent oxidoreductase — protein sequence MTDENRHDVLIVGGGVSGLTAGIFTARANLDTLVVTHGESILKRNAHLENVPGFPAGVNSRLFLDMTRAQAARNGCIFTDERVIAIERDDEGFVVNTDEGILKADRVIAASWADSTYLENLDVELDKRGSKQYIGTDDNGRTDESGLYAAGRLAAQYHQTVVAAGHGAQVALTLIHDSDVPFYNDWVAPEGYFTERGREVPPGCEEISEAERRRRESQSRELMQSYFEEPHPDGPTMHPSVLAARAEEDE from the coding sequence ATGACCGACGAAAACCGACACGACGTCCTCATCGTAGGTGGCGGCGTCTCCGGGCTGACCGCTGGCATCTTCACTGCCCGCGCGAACCTTGACACGCTCGTCGTCACCCACGGCGAATCGATTCTCAAGCGCAACGCCCACTTGGAGAACGTCCCCGGCTTCCCGGCGGGCGTGAACTCGCGGCTGTTTCTCGACATGACCCGCGCGCAGGCGGCGCGAAATGGCTGCATCTTCACCGACGAGCGCGTCATCGCCATCGAACGAGACGACGAGGGGTTCGTCGTGAACACCGACGAAGGCATCCTCAAAGCCGACCGCGTCATCGCCGCGTCGTGGGCTGACAGCACCTATCTCGAGAACCTCGACGTGGAACTCGACAAGCGCGGGAGCAAGCAGTACATCGGCACGGACGACAACGGGCGCACCGACGAATCCGGCCTCTACGCCGCGGGCCGACTCGCCGCCCAGTACCACCAGACAGTCGTCGCGGCGGGCCACGGCGCGCAGGTCGCACTCACCCTCATTCACGACTCTGACGTACCTTTCTACAACGACTGGGTCGCCCCCGAGGGCTACTTCACCGAGCGCGGCCGCGAGGTGCCACCGGGCTGTGAGGAGATCTCAGAGGCCGAGCGCAGACGCCGCGAGAGCCAGTCGCGCGAGTTGATGCAGTCGTACTTCGAAGAACCGCACCCGGACGGGCCGACGATGCACCCGAGCGTGCTCGCTGCGCGTGCCGAAGAAGACGAGTAG
- the mnhG gene encoding monovalent cation/H(+) antiporter subunit G has product MTAAISTLQGIIVVALVAVGAFFLTVGTVGLLRLPTVYNRMHSTSKATTLGVASMFLAAFVYFGPRAEGLTSLVGIGFLFLTAPTGAHMISRAAQKMGIPFMNDIAWPGDEDD; this is encoded by the coding sequence ATGACCGCCGCAATCTCCACCCTGCAGGGCATCATCGTCGTCGCCCTCGTCGCCGTCGGTGCGTTCTTCCTCACCGTCGGCACCGTGGGCCTGCTTCGCCTCCCGACCGTCTACAACCGGATGCACTCGACGAGTAAGGCGACCACGCTCGGCGTGGCCTCCATGTTCCTCGCTGCGTTCGTCTACTTCGGCCCGCGGGCAGAAGGGCTGACCTCGCTCGTCGGCATTGGGTTCCTGTTCCTGACCGCACCCACGGGTGCGCACATGATTTCGCGGGCGGCCCAGAAGATGGGCATCCCGTTCATGAACGACATCGCGTGGCCGGGCGACGAAGACGACTAA